The Prevotella sp. E2-28 genome includes the window CGGTATCAGGTAAACATACGTCTTGCGGTCGCCAGTGCTGAGCGCATTCTGCGGCTCAGTGGTCAGACCCTCGGGCTGCCAGGCATAAGGCAGACCGTTGATATAGCGTACCGGAGAATCTATGATGCCATAGCTCTGGTCGTTATTGTCAGTATTGTCGATGGTGAAGGTGTGGTTGATGTCGTAGCCGCCACCATCCTTGTCGAATACCAGGTTCGACCATACAGGGTAGTATTTCTTTGAGAGACCCTCGCCCTCAGTGGTCTGGCTGGTCAGCGACAGTCGGCCGGTCTTAGCCATCTGGCCCGTCAGCGCGATAGAGTCTATCAGCACCTTTGTACCTGCAGCAGGGGCGCTGGCCAGTTTTACGTTGATTTCCAGACGGGCTAAGGCGTGATGCATCTTCATGCCCAGTGTGCCGGCAGCATAGTTTTCGCTGGCGGCGGGAATGGCTGATGGCTCGCCGTAGTACCACAGCAGATCCACGCAACTGTCGGGCTTCTCGCTGCGGCGGTAGTCAATATAAGGAGATTCGGTATTGACGGAAATGCCGATGATGCCGGTGTCGTCGGCATCAGGTGATATAGGCAATTCCTGATAGGGGGCGTAGGCGCTGATGCAGAAGTTTGTCATGCTGGCTGGCCAGTATTTGATGGGATAATAACTCCAGTATCCCTTCATGGGGTCGTCCATATCGCCTACGAAGGTGAACGCCACTTCCTGATTGTACATTAAGTCGGGCCGCTTCTCGGCCGACAGGCTGGCAAAGACGCCGAAGCCGGTATAATAAAGATCCTCGCTGTTCATCGCTCCTTTCTGACCGATAACGGCGCGGGTCGTGTTGTCGTCGTTTTCAGTTGCGCAGTTGAAAGATATGGTTACGGGCTCTACTGGTGTGACCTCGCTGGTCATATCGTCGTGCGAGCATCCTGCTAAGAGCATAGCTCCTAAAGTGATTATACCATATGAAAACGTGCGCGCGTACATTATAACTTATAGGTTTTATATATAATTCCTAAAAGCCCAAAGATGTAAGGGGCTTACAGGACAGAGGGGGCCTTAGGTTAGTAACACCTATTACCCTTTAGGTCGATTTATAGTCTTATACTTCTTGTTCTATTTTGCAAAAATAGTAAACCTTTTTTATTTTACCAAGACATTTCGGCTATTTTTTGTTGATATTTTAATGTGAGGTGGCGGCGTTTCCGCCACCTCACGTATAGAGAACTTATCTAATGAGCTACTACTTTATTGTCCGTCCGCTCGGAGCGGACTGTGCGTCCGTCGGCTTCGGACTGAGAGTCCGCCCGCTTCGGACTGGGCTTTTCTACGTAGCTTGTTCATTTAGATGTTGTTTCTTTGAGACTAATTACTGCTCGTTCTTAGGCAGGTTCACGTCTGTGCTACCCATAATCTCCCAGTCAGCAACCTCAGCATCCAGCTTCACAGAAGTCATACCAAGGATAAGCTTCAGAGTGTAAGCCTTGTTGTTGCTAAGTGTAGGAATGGTAACAGTCTTCTTGATAACATTCTCTACTTCAGAGTAACCAGTAGCAACCTTAGCGTCCTTTGTGATAACATCATAGGTAATTGTAACCTGCAAATCAGTGTTGGCATTACCAGGAATAACCATGAAATAGTTGTTGTCAGCAATTACAGGATGCTCAATATTCTCAACACCAGTCCAAGTTCCAGTCTGATTCCATGTGTCAGAAGCATTATCCTTGTAAGCAATGTTTGGATTCAAACCACTGCCAACACCAACTGATAAGTTGATATCACCGGCTGTATTTGTCCAAAGAGCCTGGAAAGCATCTGTGTTCTTCAGATTCAGGGCACCGCTGGTCTTCAATTGCTTGGTTGCAGTAACTTCTGTTACATTAACGCTCTTTACGGCAATCTTTGTCTGGTTGTTGAGCTGGCCACCAGCAGCAATCTGGTCAGCAGCGTAGATAACGGTCAAACCGATACGAGCAAGGGCGTGCTGGAAGAGGAACTTAATCTTCTGGTCCTTAGAGGGCTTGAGAAGGTCAACCAAAGGCATACCAGCTAAAACACTTGTTGTTCCACCAGAAACGTCTGTATAGCTCAGACCTCCGGAAGGAGCTACACCCCACAGCAGGTCAACGCTCTTAGAAGGATCTGTAGCTACTGCATAGCGTACCCAAGGATCGTTTCCTGTTGCATTATTGGCAATAACAGCTTCAATACCACCACCGTTAGCGGTGATTTTACTGTCATCAATTGCAGGATCATCGCTATATGTAGGACCAGTTAACTTACCAGTATAAATGCCTGATGCTTCTGCAACATAAGGAGCATAAGCGAAGAATGACAGTTTGTCTGCATGATCTGAAGTTGCTTTAGGATCCTGACTATCCTGACTTGTCTCGTTAGGCCAGTACTTCAAAGGTGAATATGTCCATGCACTTGCGTTGTATGAAACATGTTCATTCCACATGAAGTTTGCTACTGGAGTAGCAGCCTTAGAATATGCACCATCGGCAGAACCGTTGTCATTAGAATACTGTGCAAATACACCGAAGCCCTTGTCATTAGTTTGAAGAGTAGCGGTTGTCTGGATACCAGCATCACCAGCACGAGTAGCATTGGGCACATAGGTGTCAAAGCCTACAGCCATCTTACCATTAGATACCACGCTTTCGTTAGTAGCATCTTCATTTGTACAAGCTGTCAGCATCAGAGCTGAAGCAGCTGCCATCAAAAATAAACTCTTTTTCATAATCGTAAAGTTTAAAAAGTTAATAAATAAGAGAATTAAAAAATTGTTTTCTTTCGTAATATGTTGTGTTATTAAATTGTTTACATTGGTACATCAATAATCTCATCATCGCCCCAAGGCGACACCTCCGCATCGAAGGCTCCAGAGCCAGAGGGCTGTGCATAAGGTAAGTTCGGCACCTCATCGTCGTCATAGAACGGCGCATCAACTACGAGGTCGAGCTCGAGCGTGACGTCTGTCTTGGCGAAATAGCCTGCCTCCTGGCTTTCTTCGCCAGCACGGCGGCTTTCTGCTTCCACAGTCCTATATTTAATCATTTTACCTACAGGATAGCGGAATACATGCTGCGTGCCGTCAATCAGCGTGAAGCAGAGTGAAAGTGTGTTGCTTGACTCACTGCGCTGAGAATCGAGTTCGCGACCGTGTGGCAGTCCAAAAGTGCGGATGCTGGTAGTGATATAGCCCACGCTCTTAAGCGTATCGCCGCCTTCGTAGGTAATGCCAGAAGTTTTCCAGCTTTCCAGCAGGTGGTAGCCAGCCTGCGAACGACGCCAAGCCTGCGTGAGCAGG containing:
- a CDS encoding fimbrillin family protein: MLLAGCSHDDMTSEVTPVEPVTISFNCATENDDNTTRAVIGQKGAMNSEDLYYTGFGVFASLSAEKRPDLMYNQEVAFTFVGDMDDPMKGYWSYYPIKYWPASMTNFCISAYAPYQELPISPDADDTGIIGISVNTESPYIDYRRSEKPDSCVDLLWYYGEPSAIPAASENYAAGTLGMKMHHALARLEINVKLASAPAAGTKVLIDSIALTGQMAKTGRLSLTSQTTEGEGLSKKYYPVWSNLVFDKDGGGYDINHTFTIDNTDNNDQSYGIIDSPVRYINGLPYAWQPEGLTTEPQNALSTGDRKTYVYLIPQPALTLTVLVRYHKMTTSTDDMGVKTTTAVLTNVATPLRGNTTYSLNLILSGI
- a CDS encoding fimbrillin family protein; translation: MKKSLFLMAAASALMLTACTNEDATNESVVSNGKMAVGFDTYVPNATRAGDAGIQTTATLQTNDKGFGVFAQYSNDNGSADGAYSKAATPVANFMWNEHVSYNASAWTYSPLKYWPNETSQDSQDPKATSDHADKLSFFAYAPYVAEASGIYTGKLTGPTYSDDPAIDDSKITANGGGIEAVIANNATGNDPWVRYAVATDPSKSVDLLWGVAPSGGLSYTDVSGGTTSVLAGMPLVDLLKPSKDQKIKFLFQHALARIGLTVIYAADQIAAGGQLNNQTKIAVKSVNVTEVTATKQLKTSGALNLKNTDAFQALWTNTAGDINLSVGVGSGLNPNIAYKDNASDTWNQTGTWTGVENIEHPVIADNNYFMVIPGNANTDLQVTITYDVITKDAKVATGYSEVENVIKKTVTIPTLSNNKAYTLKLILGMTSVKLDAEVADWEIMGSTDVNLPKNEQ